GCCAGCTCCAGGGCGGAGACCGCGCCGCGCCCGTTGGAGGTGCGGTTCACGCGGCGGTCGTGCACGCAGACCAGGTGTCCGTCGGCGGTGAGCCGCACGTCGCACTCCAGGGCGTCCGCCCCGTCCTCGATGGCCTTCACGTAGGCGGCGAGGGTGTGCTCGGGCGCTTCCTCGGAGGCACCCCGGTGGGCGACGACTCGGATGCTGTGCTGTCGTGCGTGGGTCACCGCGACATGGTGCCACCGTTCGCCCGCCCGGCCGACACCGGCCGGTGTACTTCGGCCGCAGCGGGGCACGTCCCATTTGTCTGGGATAAAGGAGCGGTGGCGGACGCACAGCTCCCGCTTACAGTGGCCTGACGAGCAGTAGGAAAAGCTGAGTGCGCACACGGACGCTGCACGGCGGGCTCGTGCCGAGCGACGACGTGGATGACGACGTGGACACCGAGGAGAACGAGCTGTGAGCACCGAGAACGAGGGCAACGCGGTCCCGTCCGCCCCCGACGCCCCGTCCGCGCCCGCTCCCGAGGAGACCCCCCAGCGGCCCACCGCCCCCGCCACCGCCGCCCCGGGTGCCGCGGAGCCCGCGCCGTCGACGACACCGGCACCTCCGGCCGCGGCCCCCGCGGCCCCCGCGCCGCCGACCGCTCCGCCCGCGGCGCCCGCCGCTTCCGCGGTTCCGGGGGCGTCCGCCGCCCCGGCCGGGGAGCAGCCGACGGCCGCGTACCCGACGACGGCCCCCGGCGGGCCCGCGACCCCGCCGCCCCCGGCGGCGCCGCCCGCGTACCCGCCGCACCGCGCGCCCGCTCCGGCGTACGCCGCGGCCCACGGCCACGAGCAGCCGCCGGCGCACGACGGCGGCTCCCCGCCGGCCGACGCGCACGCGGCCGCGGGCCAGGGCGGTGGCGGCCACCAGGGCGGCGGCCACCAGGAGGGCGGCCAGGCAGGCGGTCCGGCGGGCGGCGGTCATTCGGCCGCTGCCGGTTACCCCGCTGCCGGTTATCCCGCGAACGGCGGCCAGACCCCGGCGGGCGGTGGCCACGGCGGCGGATGGGGCGGATGGGGGACGCCCCCGGGCCTCCCGCCCGTCCCGCCGTCCCCGCGCAAACGTTCCGGCGGCCTGATCGCGGCGGTCCTCGTCGCGGCGCTCGTCGCCGGTGGCGTGGGCGGCGGCTTCGGCTACTGGGCGGCCGAGCGCAACGACACCTCCGCCTCGACGACCATCTCCGCCGGCGACACCCCAGCCGACTTCAAGCGCGACCCCGGCACCGTCGCGGCCATCGCGGCCAAGGCCCTGCCGAGCGTCGTCACGATCGAGGCCAAGTCGGGCGCGGCGGAGGGCGAGGGCGGTACGGGCACCGGATTCGTCTACGACAAGGAAGGCCACATCGTCACCAACAACCACGTGGTGGCGTCGGCGGCGGACGGCGGCGCGGTCACGGCGACGTTCGCCGACGGCAAGAAGTACGACGCCGAGGTCGTCGGCCGCGCACAGGGGTACGACGTCGCGGTGCTCAAGCTGCGCAACGCCCCCTCCGGGTTGACGCCGCTCCCGCTGGGCGACTCCGAGAAGGTCGCCGTCGGCGACGCGACGATCGCGATCGGTGCCCCGTTCGGCCTCTCCAACACGGTGACGACCGGCATCATCAGCGCGAAGAACCGCCCGGTCGCCTCCAGCGACGGCTCGGGCGGCAAGAACTCGTACATGAGCGCGCTCCAGACCGACGCGTCGATCAACCCGGGCAACTCCGGCGGCCCGCTGCTGGACGCGCGCGGCGCGGTCATCGGCATCAACTCCGCCATCCAGTCCCCCGGCTCCGGCGGCCTCGGACAGTCCCAGGCGGGCTCGGTCGGCCTCGGCTTCGCCATCCCGGTGAACCAGGCGAAGAACGTCGCCGAGCAGCTGATCAAGACGGGCGAGCCGGTCTACCCGATGATCGGCGCGACCGTGAACATGACGGAGAAGGGCGAGGGCGCGACCATCGTCGACCAGGGCACCGGCGGTACGGCGGCGATCACGCCGAACGGCCCGGCGGCCAAGGCCGGGCTGCGCCCCGGGGACGTCATCACGCGCTTCGGCAACCGGATCATCGACAGCGGCCCGACGCTGATCAGCGAGATCTGGACGCACAAGCCCGGTGACACCGTGACGGTGACGTACAAGCGCGGCGGCCAGGAGAAGCAGGTCCAGATCACGCTCGGCGAGCGCAAGGGCGACTGACCGCCCGCCCCCGCGCGGGAGGGCCCCGGACGAGGCCCTCCCGCGCCTTCCGCCGCGGGGGTCACGCCTCGGCGAGCGCGTACGCCGCCATCTCGCCGAAGCAGGCGACGGCCGGCACGGTGACGGCCCCGATCAGCGCGCACATCGAGTACCGCGCGTCGCCCATGGCAGCGGCGACGACCGGCAGCACCGCCGACCGTGAAGCCCGTACCCCAGATCA
This portion of the Streptomyces changanensis genome encodes:
- a CDS encoding S1C family serine protease codes for the protein MSTENEGNAVPSAPDAPSAPAPEETPQRPTAPATAAPGAAEPAPSTTPAPPAAAPAAPAPPTAPPAAPAASAVPGASAAPAGEQPTAAYPTTAPGGPATPPPPAAPPAYPPHRAPAPAYAAAHGHEQPPAHDGGSPPADAHAAAGQGGGGHQGGGHQEGGQAGGPAGGGHSAAAGYPAAGYPANGGQTPAGGGHGGGWGGWGTPPGLPPVPPSPRKRSGGLIAAVLVAALVAGGVGGGFGYWAAERNDTSASTTISAGDTPADFKRDPGTVAAIAAKALPSVVTIEAKSGAAEGEGGTGTGFVYDKEGHIVTNNHVVASAADGGAVTATFADGKKYDAEVVGRAQGYDVAVLKLRNAPSGLTPLPLGDSEKVAVGDATIAIGAPFGLSNTVTTGIISAKNRPVASSDGSGGKNSYMSALQTDASINPGNSGGPLLDARGAVIGINSAIQSPGSGGLGQSQAGSVGLGFAIPVNQAKNVAEQLIKTGEPVYPMIGATVNMTEKGEGATIVDQGTGGTAAITPNGPAAKAGLRPGDVITRFGNRIIDSGPTLISEIWTHKPGDTVTVTYKRGGQEKQVQITLGERKGD